In bacterium, the following are encoded in one genomic region:
- a CDS encoding (2Fe-2S)-binding protein codes for MITITIDGKEIQTDPSKTIIEAAFENGIYVPHFCWHPGLSISGNCRMCLVEVEKMPKQVIACSTRCMDGMVVHVNSEKAVQAREAVMEFILINHPLDCPICDEAGECKLQDYAYRFSVGESRFDEDKEHKPKRHELGPHVMFDAERCISCSRCIRFCEDIVGYPQLTFVERGDRVNIETFPGKKLDNPYSMNVIDICPVGALTSKEFRFQARAWDMSETPSVCNGCARGCNIDVWVRKNEILRLTPRENQEVNNFWMCDKGRLESWKHVNAETRVVQPMLRKDGSLKPVGWDEALAAASSELKTYRGEQSALIGSAFDTCEDNYLASRFAREVLKTPYLDILPHVVEEDQDEFLLRADKTPNSAGARLVGLVPADEAHGYTHILELLQQGKIKALVLTDYRADEVQGVTSAVEKAAFTLAIVSNLSPATEHADVVLPAAAFAEKFGSLLNFEQQLQLLHPAIVTAENERWMGPYAMSRLDKFASEFDRWGRMKKYDAKSTGQILTNLAVLMGASWKFNHPEDIFEDMASRIDALRGLDYEKLGRWGVRLSGETPEHLLPYVYSDVRS; via the coding sequence ATGATTACCATCACGATCGACGGTAAGGAAATCCAGACAGATCCTTCGAAGACCATTATTGAAGCGGCCTTCGAGAACGGCATCTACGTGCCGCATTTCTGCTGGCACCCCGGACTGTCCATTTCCGGCAACTGCCGCATGTGTCTTGTGGAAGTTGAAAAGATGCCCAAGCAGGTGATCGCCTGCTCGACCCGCTGCATGGACGGCATGGTTGTGCATGTGAACAGTGAGAAAGCTGTGCAGGCACGGGAAGCGGTTATGGAATTCATCCTCATCAATCATCCCCTTGACTGTCCAATCTGCGACGAGGCAGGGGAATGCAAGCTGCAGGATTATGCGTATCGCTTTTCGGTAGGGGAGAGCCGCTTCGACGAAGACAAGGAACATAAGCCGAAGCGTCATGAACTGGGTCCCCATGTCATGTTCGATGCCGAGCGCTGCATCTCCTGTTCCCGCTGCATCCGCTTCTGCGAAGATATCGTGGGCTACCCGCAGCTGACCTTCGTCGAGCGTGGTGACCGTGTCAATATCGAGACCTTCCCCGGAAAGAAGCTTGACAACCCGTATTCCATGAACGTGATTGACATCTGTCCCGTGGGCGCCCTGACGAGCAAGGAATTCCGCTTCCAGGCGCGGGCGTGGGACATGTCGGAAACGCCAAGCGTTTGTAACGGATGTGCGCGTGGCTGCAATATTGACGTGTGGGTGCGGAAGAACGAAATCTTGCGTCTGACGCCGCGTGAGAATCAGGAAGTCAACAATTTCTGGATGTGCGACAAGGGCCGGCTTGAGAGCTGGAAGCACGTCAACGCGGAAACCCGTGTCGTGCAGCCGATGCTGCGAAAAGATGGCAGCCTGAAGCCGGTCGGCTGGGACGAAGCGCTTGCTGCCGCGTCCTCCGAGCTGAAAACCTACAGAGGCGAGCAGTCGGCCCTGATCGGATCGGCATTCGATACGTGTGAAGATAATTACCTCGCATCCCGCTTTGCACGGGAGGTGCTGAAAACGCCGTACCTGGATATCCTGCCTCATGTCGTGGAGGAGGACCAGGACGAATTTCTGCTTCGTGCGGACAAGACTCCTAACAGCGCAGGTGCCCGTCTTGTCGGGCTTGTGCCTGCGGATGAGGCACACGGCTACACGCATATTCTCGAATTGCTGCAGCAGGGGAAAATCAAGGCACTCGTGCTTACCGACTACAGGGCGGATGAAGTGCAGGGTGTCACCAGTGCGGTGGAGAAAGCTGCATTCACGCTGGCCATCGTCAGCAACCTGTCCCCCGCAACGGAGCATGCCGATGTTGTACTGCCAGCGGCGGCATTTGCAGAGAAGTTCGGGAGCCTCCTGAATTTCGAACAGCAGCTGCAGCTGCTTCATCCGGCCATCGTGACAGCCGAAAACGAGCGCTGGATGGGACCCTACGCCATGAGCCGTCTCGACAAGTTCGCCAGCGAGTTCGACCGCTGGGGCCGCATGAAGAAGTACGATGCGAAATCCACGGGTCAGATTCTGACCAATCTTGCCGTGCTCATGGGTGCATCGTGGAAATTCAATCACCCTGAAGATATTTTTGAAGACATGGCCAGCCGCATCGACGCGTTGCGCGGTCTGGACTATGAAAAGCTTGGCCGCTGGGGCGTTCGACTCTCCGGTGAAACGCCTGAGCATCTTCTCCCGTACGTGTACAGCGATGTTCGTTCATAA
- a CDS encoding T9SS type A sorting domain-containing protein, with amino-acid sequence MISPLLGAIFLLSGCLSLIDHIHVPAEVAVGEAFTVSVDGSVIGRGGGMVGLVVQLPDSFEVNSAFYVSDRARRPLRSNAQIASHYEAEAGHYVMAFVDSIRYSRDTDADVRVLLRMTPATTGQYQLKFIAGISTEVNGKLVWRSTDPAEASNFVDSLGSVRAHPVHVIYPERNGTAALELSGARQFCSFPAVASLLPQLRRDFTYEFWFRTSAFDFPLLSTRPDDFTTAFPFAMDVDAGGAVQLMAADGDRLYSTHTRTFVADGTWHHIAASWCSDSLQAMLFIDGIAADTLHLPPRMRLVSADQLLLGSNLAHSVFARGQFEELRVWESCRSEEEIAYYKDLALSGYETSLLALFSFDGGADGRIPAQAQGDSLALTAYNLPRLVVSTTPLRIELLAFNAELVDDTVRMNWETFDESKVEYYEVEKRSASGKYTVFERVEPLRLLERHQVYLLTDAWGGRRVAYYRLRKVNTDGTALFSEEVPIGLEAILNFSLGDNDPNPFSESTEIPYTLSKRTRVQLTIYDMMGNEVVTLVSESQDPGDYSAVFEAGDYPAGMYFYKMRTGAGSQTKKMYLAR; translated from the coding sequence GTGATATCGCCCCTTCTCGGGGCGATATTCCTTTTATCCGGCTGTCTGTCGCTCATCGATCACATCCACGTACCCGCTGAAGTTGCGGTAGGCGAGGCATTCACTGTATCGGTGGACGGGTCGGTCATCGGGCGAGGAGGGGGAATGGTCGGACTCGTCGTGCAGCTGCCCGACAGTTTCGAAGTCAACAGCGCATTCTACGTCTCCGATCGTGCGCGTCGTCCCCTGCGCAGCAACGCGCAGATCGCATCACACTATGAAGCGGAAGCGGGCCACTATGTCATGGCATTTGTCGACAGCATCCGCTACAGCAGGGATACGGATGCGGACGTTCGCGTTCTGTTGCGCATGACCCCGGCGACGACAGGGCAGTACCAGTTGAAGTTTATTGCAGGGATTTCCACGGAGGTCAACGGCAAACTTGTCTGGCGCAGCACCGATCCTGCCGAAGCCAGTAATTTTGTGGACAGCCTCGGTTCGGTACGTGCACATCCTGTGCATGTCATCTATCCGGAGCGAAACGGCACCGCTGCCCTCGAGCTTTCAGGGGCGCGGCAGTTCTGTTCGTTCCCGGCGGTGGCGAGTCTGCTTCCGCAGCTGCGCAGGGATTTTACCTATGAATTCTGGTTTCGCACTTCCGCCTTCGATTTCCCGCTGCTCAGTACGCGTCCCGACGACTTCACGACCGCATTCCCCTTCGCGATGGATGTGGATGCGGGAGGGGCCGTGCAGTTGATGGCGGCGGATGGTGACCGGTTGTATTCCACCCATACACGGACCTTCGTCGCCGATGGGACGTGGCACCACATTGCCGCCAGCTGGTGCAGTGACAGCCTGCAGGCGATGCTGTTCATTGACGGGATTGCCGCCGATACCCTGCATCTGCCTCCACGCATGCGCCTTGTCTCCGCTGATCAGCTGCTGCTCGGCAGCAACCTCGCGCACAGCGTTTTTGCGCGCGGACAGTTCGAAGAGCTTCGCGTATGGGAGAGCTGCCGCAGTGAAGAGGAGATCGCGTATTACAAGGATCTTGCACTGAGCGGCTACGAAACCTCGCTGCTTGCACTTTTCTCTTTTGACGGTGGGGCCGATGGCAGAATCCCGGCCCAGGCGCAGGGAGACAGTCTCGCGCTGACCGCATACAATCTACCTCGTCTTGTCGTTTCGACCACGCCTCTGCGCATCGAGCTCCTCGCGTTCAATGCGGAGCTGGTTGATGATACGGTGCGTATGAACTGGGAAACCTTCGATGAATCAAAGGTGGAATATTACGAAGTGGAAAAACGGAGTGCATCCGGGAAATACACCGTATTTGAAAGGGTTGAACCGCTGCGTCTCCTCGAGCGGCATCAGGTTTATCTGCTCACCGATGCCTGGGGAGGACGCAGAGTCGCGTATTACCGTCTCCGCAAGGTCAATACCGATGGTACGGCCCTGTTTTCGGAGGAAGTCCCCATCGGCCTGGAGGCCATCCTGAATTTCTCACTCGGAGACAATGACCCCAATCCCTTCAGTGAAAGCACGGAGATCCCGTACACACTGAGCAAACGCACCCGGGTGCAGCTCACGATATACGACATGATGGGAAACGAAGTGGTGACGCTGGTTTCGGAATCACAGGATCCCGGCGATTATTCCGCCGTCTTCGAAGCCGGGGATTATCCGGCCGGAATGTATTTTTACAAAATGCGTACGGGCGCTGGTTCGCAAACAAAAAAAATGTATCTTGCACGCTGA
- a CDS encoding T9SS type A sorting domain-containing protein — translation MKKLTLLSAVFLLGILLTQVGFANGTYKYSSNPHLPIRSAQTTLDAIYVPAAVPVSDVRVSMYAKVVMYSTLRITLTSPKGVQVVLKAESGNLGSTPLYGSIGSERSHLLFRDRANSWGDQPNDRPIAPETPLSQMNGVIAQGWWQIEIKDERNASINAIPQDGFLESWVLYFNEQIVEPIQPFNPAINVLWPGGGNLFGQINGVAAQFGDPNNLAQIPNDGSAQSPGSQCNYPNDPSVLVGLNGDCFPVLISGHPGALIGTEANGYPSGRFRVTITVEPTYPASPIQGLTEDIAIYFGRVPDGDLNLPLPAPPGMGDPGYKAKQYIGGWPSGQGNAVASALQGPSGAFGGVRLAACISPSPADLTGYDRVTFDDLATTQIDNGVGVPPAPAAPPIFTGDFQPMQPLSSLDGFPVDGLYYVTVYDAFNENGPLYGHIRVTYLQVEYVVGGGEVPDPERHQGFVGPLAGVEIPGEFASPVGYLSDVIGVIPPHKEHAQVQDPMLVFWSTQKMYPRDAVGTERIMAVDQNNYAPPSATHYHGPYAYPGTLDENAAVPGSFVNADVIQVPQGTYNLRVNLMQARYDDDLADNQFESPAIDVNPISISYFGDKLTQWNKYIDPQNVNAVATAVLGNGQGIGVTFSLFGVPTTKVSSVDYKFDDGTAPITPKADARISIWKTSNGFAGAPLTLVGRSTTVLEEAYVEGNWRTFPIYPVDANGNPDVAAGGSVDLPQGSYVFTLDQVSTGGILLYPYTWGAIPALTDRYWDYLFSDNFGPLGPTSSTGTMLGYLSLDNTAPPAVGWGSAQSAAQDYSNHTFPMRVNMTTLNDFSVNWVRFSSQNSPTEAIAVGQEVTPSVNITANSDQGGLTKDCNVYLGIYDAGNNLLYSDMINIANAPYNGIQGFQTLTINMAKWTPANGGIYHIKAYFTRNPDDQNPVNDLIEYDLLVQATPVIAFDDNTNRNQLNELIDVVSSRGIEPALVNLDEASLATCENSTIYFAGDMNAAADAELSAAVAKGNDVAFVYERNAEFGALVQKIDALYDIERAWTPDYSSLEIAPSAVNPNAPTVVAAPPQPTVEFPEVSSKEELVTWIASQDLTLKPTKHSFKKDGPVNEAFANALPVAKTSAYGDITFVNEFNGNLGIVYTVPSVRKQIPTEKPPVAGAFALEQNYPNPFNPSTTISYTLEKNSTVSLRIIDMLGREVATLVSQAQDAGTYTISWKGVDQSGVEVPSGSYFYRLDAIPADGGSTFTSTKKMMLSK, via the coding sequence ATGAAGAAGTTGACTCTTCTTTCTGCAGTTTTTCTTCTAGGCATACTGCTGACGCAGGTGGGTTTTGCGAACGGTACGTATAAGTACAGCAGCAATCCCCATCTCCCGATTCGCAGCGCACAGACAACGCTCGACGCGATTTATGTTCCCGCGGCCGTTCCGGTTTCGGATGTGCGCGTTTCCATGTATGCCAAGGTCGTCATGTACTCGACCCTTCGCATCACGCTTACCTCGCCCAAGGGTGTGCAGGTAGTGCTGAAAGCGGAGAGCGGGAATCTCGGTTCCACGCCGCTTTACGGCTCGATCGGATCCGAGCGCTCCCATCTCCTCTTCCGTGATCGGGCGAACTCCTGGGGCGACCAGCCCAATGATCGTCCAATTGCTCCTGAAACCCCGCTCTCACAGATGAACGGTGTGATCGCACAGGGTTGGTGGCAGATCGAGATCAAGGATGAGCGCAACGCTTCGATCAATGCCATTCCTCAGGATGGTTTCCTCGAGTCATGGGTGCTGTATTTCAACGAGCAGATCGTTGAGCCGATTCAGCCCTTCAACCCCGCCATCAACGTGTTGTGGCCGGGTGGTGGAAACCTGTTTGGCCAGATCAACGGTGTCGCCGCACAGTTCGGCGATCCCAACAACCTCGCGCAGATTCCGAATGACGGAAGTGCGCAGAGCCCGGGCAGCCAGTGCAACTACCCGAACGACCCCAGTGTGCTTGTGGGTCTTAACGGCGACTGCTTCCCCGTGCTGATTTCCGGACATCCCGGAGCACTCATCGGAACCGAAGCCAATGGTTACCCCTCTGGCCGTTTCCGCGTCACCATCACTGTCGAGCCGACCTATCCCGCCAGCCCCATCCAGGGTCTGACCGAGGATATCGCGATCTATTTCGGTCGCGTGCCCGATGGCGATCTGAATCTTCCGCTGCCTGCACCTCCTGGCATGGGTGATCCCGGCTACAAGGCAAAGCAGTATATCGGTGGCTGGCCTTCCGGTCAGGGTAATGCTGTCGCATCCGCCCTGCAGGGTCCTTCCGGCGCCTTTGGTGGTGTCCGTCTGGCCGCCTGCATCTCCCCGTCGCCGGCTGACCTTACCGGTTATGACCGTGTGACCTTCGACGATCTCGCCACCACACAGATCGACAATGGCGTCGGCGTGCCCCCCGCACCCGCAGCGCCGCCGATTTTCACCGGTGACTTCCAGCCGATGCAGCCGCTGAGCTCGCTCGATGGATTCCCGGTCGATGGTCTCTACTATGTGACCGTCTATGATGCCTTCAACGAGAACGGTCCGCTTTACGGCCACATCCGCGTCACCTATCTGCAGGTTGAGTACGTGGTCGGTGGTGGTGAAGTGCCCGATCCCGAGCGTCATCAGGGATTTGTCGGTCCTCTGGCCGGTGTTGAGATCCCGGGTGAATTTGCTTCGCCGGTTGGCTATCTCTCCGATGTTATCGGTGTGATTCCGCCGCACAAGGAGCATGCGCAGGTCCAGGATCCCATGCTGGTTTTCTGGTCGACGCAGAAAATGTATCCGCGTGATGCCGTCGGTACCGAGCGTATCATGGCCGTGGATCAGAACAACTACGCGCCGCCTTCGGCAACGCACTATCATGGTCCGTATGCATACCCCGGTACGCTCGATGAGAATGCCGCCGTGCCTGGTTCCTTCGTGAATGCTGACGTGATTCAGGTCCCGCAGGGCACCTATAATCTTCGCGTCAACCTCATGCAGGCGCGTTACGACGACGATCTGGCGGACAATCAGTTTGAGTCCCCCGCGATTGACGTCAATCCGATTTCGATTTCCTACTTCGGTGACAAGCTCACCCAGTGGAACAAGTATATTGATCCGCAGAACGTGAACGCAGTCGCCACCGCCGTGCTCGGTAACGGACAGGGTATTGGTGTGACGTTCTCGCTCTTCGGTGTCCCGACGACGAAGGTTTCCAGCGTTGACTACAAGTTCGACGATGGTACCGCACCCATTACCCCGAAGGCTGACGCCCGCATCAGTATCTGGAAGACCTCCAACGGTTTCGCCGGAGCCCCGCTGACGCTCGTCGGTCGTTCCACCACGGTTCTCGAGGAAGCATACGTCGAAGGCAACTGGCGTACCTTCCCGATCTATCCGGTCGATGCCAATGGCAATCCGGATGTGGCCGCCGGTGGTTCGGTGGATCTCCCGCAGGGTTCGTATGTCTTCACACTTGATCAGGTCAGCACCGGTGGCATCCTGCTGTATCCCTACACCTGGGGCGCCATCCCTGCACTGACTGATCGTTACTGGGACTATCTGTTCAGTGACAACTTCGGTCCTCTCGGTCCGACCAGCAGCACCGGTACCATGCTTGGTTACCTGTCGCTCGACAACACTGCTCCGCCGGCGGTGGGTTGGGGTTCCGCACAGTCCGCAGCGCAGGACTACTCGAACCACACCTTCCCGATGCGCGTGAACATGACCACGCTCAATGACTTCTCCGTCAACTGGGTGCGCTTCAGCAGCCAGAACTCCCCGACGGAAGCCATTGCCGTTGGTCAGGAAGTCACTCCTTCCGTCAACATTACCGCGAACTCCGACCAGGGTGGTCTTACCAAGGACTGCAACGTCTATCTCGGTATCTATGACGCTGGAAACAACCTGCTTTACAGTGATATGATCAACATCGCCAATGCGCCGTACAACGGCATCCAGGGCTTCCAGACGCTGACCATTAACATGGCCAAGTGGACGCCTGCCAATGGCGGTATCTATCACATCAAGGCATACTTCACGCGTAACCCTGACGATCAGAATCCGGTTAATGACCTCATCGAATACGACCTGCTTGTCCAGGCCACCCCGGTTATCGCATTCGACGACAACACCAATCGCAACCAGCTCAACGAGCTGATCGATGTCGTCAGCAGCCGTGGCATCGAGCCGGCACTGGTCAACCTCGACGAAGCCAGCCTCGCCACCTGCGAGAACAGCACGATTTACTTCGCCGGCGACATGAACGCTGCCGCCGATGCTGAGCTGTCCGCCGCAGTTGCCAAGGGCAACGACGTTGCATTCGTTTACGAGCGCAATGCCGAATTCGGAGCGCTCGTCCAGAAGATCGATGCTCTTTATGACATCGAACGCGCATGGACGCCGGACTACAGCAGCCTCGAGATTGCTCCGAGTGCTGTGAATCCGAACGCTCCCACCGTTGTTGCTGCTCCCCCGCAGCCGACGGTTGAGTTCCCCGAGGTTTCCTCCAAGGAAGAACTCGTAACCTGGATCGCTTCACAGGATCTTACGCTCAAGCCGACCAAACATTCCTTCAAGAAGGATGGTCCGGTGAACGAAGCGTTTGCGAACGCACTGCCGGTCGCGAAGACCAGTGCATACGGCGACATCACTTTCGTGAATGAGTTCAACGGCAACCTCGGCATTGTCTACACCGTGCCGAGTGTCCGCAAGCAGATTCCGACTGAGAAGCCGCCTGTCGCAGGTGCATTTGCTCTCGAGCAGAACTACCCGAATCCGTTCAATCCTTCCACGACCATTTCCTACACGCTTGAAAAGAACAGCACCGTTTCTCTGCGCATCATTGACATGCTCGGCCGCGAGGTCGCAACGCTCGTCAGCCAGGCGCAGGATGCCGGTACGTAC
- a CDS encoding NADH-quinone oxidoreductase subunit I — protein sequence MQVQSQDKYNLSFWEKIYIPEILKGMKLTLEQMLKKKDTREYPEEKWIPPASYRGAPVLVLEENGVERCVACGLCSRVCPAIAIEVQAAETEDEKERYPELFEINMLRCIFCGFCEEVCPEEAIVMSQRYEMVFTRYEDAVLGKEQLLTPVETLRPRLEFLRAHR from the coding sequence ATGCAAGTGCAGTCACAGGATAAATACAATCTCAGTTTCTGGGAAAAGATCTACATCCCCGAAATCCTCAAGGGCATGAAACTCACGCTCGAGCAGATGCTCAAGAAAAAGGACACCCGTGAGTACCCGGAGGAAAAATGGATTCCACCCGCATCCTATCGTGGTGCCCCGGTGCTCGTTTTGGAGGAAAACGGTGTGGAGCGCTGCGTCGCTTGCGGACTCTGTTCGAGAGTCTGTCCCGCCATCGCCATCGAAGTGCAGGCAGCGGAGACCGAGGATGAGAAAGAGCGTTATCCAGAGCTTTTTGAGATCAACATGCTTCGCTGCATTTTCTGCGGTTTCTGTGAGGAAGTCTGTCCCGAAGAAGCGATCGTCATGAGCCAGCGATACGAGATGGTGTTTACCAGGTACGAGGACGCCGTGCTCGGAAAAGAACAGCTGCTGACTCCCGTCGAGACCTTGCGTCCGCGTCTTGAATTTCTCCGTGCCCACCGCTGA
- a CDS encoding pyridoxal phosphate-dependent aminotransferase produces the protein MISAPQLSHRASIMPASPIRKLVPLGDEARKRGTHVYHLNIGQPDIPTPPEFYDAVRAYEEKVIAYGNSQGIRIFIESLQQYYDSLSIPLAYDDIVITTGGSEAILFSMMAVAEPGDELIVFEPFYTNYNGFAIMAGVRLVPIATQAEDGFHLPAAEAIEQHITPRTRGIIICNPNNPTGTVLRDEELMLVRDIAVKHNLFVLSDEVYREFVYEGATKSVLDIDGLEEHAIVMDSLSKRYSLCGGRMGAVISRNKRFMDVVLRFGQARLCTATLEQVGSAALVAEGAKYFDPMISEYRTRRDETFDELQKIPGLLCRKPSGAFYIMAQFPVDDIEAFAAWMLTDFSDNNETTMIAPGPGFYATQGRGSNEARLAYVLNAPDCRRAVELVAKGIEQYNHVTRKD, from the coding sequence ATGATATCCGCACCTCAGCTTTCCCACCGCGCCTCCATCATGCCGGCTTCTCCCATACGCAAACTCGTACCGCTCGGGGACGAAGCCAGGAAGCGTGGAACCCATGTCTATCATCTCAACATCGGCCAGCCCGATATCCCGACGCCGCCTGAATTCTACGATGCGGTTCGGGCCTACGAAGAAAAAGTCATCGCCTACGGGAATTCCCAGGGCATACGAATTTTTATCGAAAGTCTGCAGCAGTATTACGATTCACTCAGTATCCCGCTTGCCTACGACGACATTGTCATCACCACCGGCGGCAGTGAAGCGATTCTGTTTTCCATGATGGCTGTCGCCGAACCCGGCGATGAGCTCATCGTATTCGAACCCTTTTACACCAACTACAACGGGTTCGCGATCATGGCAGGCGTGCGCCTCGTCCCGATCGCCACGCAGGCGGAAGACGGTTTTCACCTGCCTGCCGCGGAGGCTATCGAGCAGCATATCACACCGCGCACGCGCGGCATCATCATCTGCAATCCGAATAATCCTACCGGAACGGTGCTGCGGGATGAGGAACTGATGCTCGTGCGGGACATCGCCGTCAAGCACAACCTCTTTGTGCTGTCGGACGAGGTGTACCGCGAATTCGTCTATGAAGGTGCAACGAAGAGTGTGCTTGATATCGATGGACTCGAGGAGCATGCCATCGTTATGGACAGTCTTTCGAAGCGCTACAGTCTCTGCGGGGGCCGCATGGGTGCGGTGATCAGCCGAAACAAGCGTTTCATGGATGTCGTTCTGCGTTTCGGCCAGGCCAGGCTATGCACGGCCACGCTCGAACAGGTGGGTTCAGCCGCACTCGTGGCCGAGGGCGCGAAGTACTTCGATCCGATGATCAGTGAATATCGCACGCGCCGCGATGAGACCTTCGATGAACTGCAGAAGATTCCCGGACTGCTGTGCCGCAAGCCCAGCGGGGCGTTTTATATCATGGCGCAGTTCCCTGTGGACGACATCGAGGCATTTGCCGCCTGGATGCTGACCGATTTCAGCGACAACAATGAGACGACGATGATCGCACCAGGTCCCGGATTTTACGCCACGCAGGGGCGGGGAAGCAATGAAGCACGACTCGCATACGTGCTCAATGCCCCCGATTGCAGGCGCGCCGTGGAACTCGTCGCGAAAGGGATCGAGCAGTATAATCATGTGACCAGAAAGGATTAG
- the nuoH gene encoding NADH-quinone oxidoreductase subunit NuoH translates to MDITDILIILIKIVVMLTVVLLTVAELVYAERKVSAFIQNRLGPNRVGWRGLLQPYADVIKLLLKEDIVPTAANRFIHTLAPIISIGVAFSTLAVVPIAGDTIHMFGREVKMIIADVNIGILYVLALTSMGVYGLTLSGWSSNNKYSLLGGLRSSAQMISYELSMGLSVIGVVMITGSLQLTDIVSHQHGWMWNMVLQPVGFITFVVAAFAETNRTPFDLPEAEPELVGGYHTEYSSFKFALFFLAEYANMITASAIMTTLYLGGWQVPYLELLQLPAGVNVALQILAFVLKVGFFLFVFLWVRWSVPRFRYDQLMDLGWKVMLPIALANVVITGIVILLI, encoded by the coding sequence ATGGATATCACCGACATTCTCATAATACTTATCAAAATCGTCGTCATGTTGACCGTGGTGCTTCTGACGGTGGCTGAGCTCGTGTACGCGGAGCGTAAGGTCAGTGCATTCATCCAGAATCGCCTCGGACCCAACCGCGTCGGATGGCGCGGCTTGCTTCAGCCGTATGCCGATGTGATCAAGCTGCTGCTGAAGGAAGACATCGTCCCAACAGCGGCCAACCGTTTCATCCACACCCTGGCACCGATTATTTCGATCGGCGTGGCGTTCAGCACACTTGCCGTCGTGCCCATCGCGGGCGACACCATTCACATGTTCGGGCGTGAGGTCAAGATGATCATCGCCGATGTGAACATCGGCATTCTTTACGTACTGGCGCTGACGTCAATGGGGGTGTACGGATTGACACTGAGCGGCTGGTCATCGAATAACAAGTACTCGCTGCTGGGCGGACTCCGTTCGTCGGCGCAGATGATCAGCTATGAGCTCTCGATGGGTCTCAGCGTGATCGGCGTTGTCATGATTACCGGTTCGCTGCAGCTGACCGATATCGTTTCCCATCAGCATGGATGGATGTGGAACATGGTGCTGCAGCCCGTGGGATTCATCACCTTTGTTGTCGCCGCCTTCGCGGAAACCAACCGGACGCCCTTCGACCTTCCCGAGGCGGAACCCGAGCTGGTTGGCGGGTATCACACGGAATACAGCAGCTTCAAATTTGCCTTGTTCTTCCTTGCCGAGTATGCCAATATGATTACGGCAAGCGCCATCATGACGACGCTGTATCTCGGTGGATGGCAGGTCCCGTACCTCGAGCTCCTGCAGCTCCCGGCAGGCGTGAATGTTGCCCTTCAGATTCTCGCGTTTGTGCTCAAGGTCGGCTTCTTCCTCTTCGTGTTCCTGTGGGTTCGCTGGAGCGTACCGCGTTTCCGCTACGACCAGCTCATGGATCTCGGATGGAAGGTCATGCTGCCGATTGCACTGGCGAACGTCGTGATCACCGGTATCGTGATTCTGCTGATTTAA